The Akkermansia sp. N21116 genome includes a region encoding these proteins:
- a CDS encoding alkaline phosphatase produces MKKTLLSLGLCAAMAYASAWAAKVDIEQVYTFEKDYPVKAVAAVPSDVPVKNVIFMIGDGMGMHHVFTAWAANKGKLNLEHCTVTGLAKTWCTDKLITDSAASGTALASGSKTTYGTVGMTPDGKKLDSLVDDAAGMGKSTGVVVTCDLTDATPAAFCANAPNRSQAWDIAACFPTSKADFIFGGGSAKFEGRPDGRNLFAEMKKAGYTIARNWEETDAVKEGRVFAVVDKGNLAKPSERGDVLEKAVMKAIDILAGNKKGFFLMVEGSKIDKEAHANNLPVMLDELYDFDRTVGKVLSWASQHPGTLVVITADHNTGGLTLIGGDKEKGEVKCKFSTGNHNEVAVPVYAYGAGSGVFTGVYENTEICNRIREALKNGSK; encoded by the coding sequence ATGAAAAAGACGCTTCTTTCTTTAGGTTTGTGTGCGGCAATGGCGTATGCCTCCGCATGGGCCGCCAAGGTGGATATCGAACAGGTTTATACCTTTGAAAAGGATTATCCCGTGAAAGCCGTTGCTGCCGTACCTTCCGATGTTCCCGTTAAAAATGTTATCTTCATGATCGGCGACGGCATGGGGATGCACCATGTGTTTACGGCGTGGGCCGCTAACAAAGGAAAGTTGAATCTGGAGCATTGCACGGTAACCGGTCTTGCGAAAACCTGGTGTACGGACAAACTGATAACGGATTCCGCAGCTTCCGGTACGGCTCTGGCTTCCGGTAGTAAGACGACATATGGCACTGTCGGTATGACCCCCGATGGCAAGAAGCTTGATTCCCTTGTTGACGATGCCGCTGGTATGGGTAAATCGACCGGCGTAGTCGTGACATGCGATTTAACGGATGCAACTCCGGCTGCTTTTTGTGCTAATGCTCCGAATCGTTCCCAAGCTTGGGATATTGCCGCCTGTTTTCCGACCAGTAAGGCAGATTTTATTTTCGGTGGTGGCTCGGCCAAGTTCGAAGGGCGTCCCGACGGACGTAATTTGTTCGCCGAAATGAAGAAAGCCGGCTATACTATAGCCAGGAATTGGGAAGAGACGGATGCTGTTAAAGAAGGCCGGGTATTTGCAGTAGTGGATAAGGGTAATTTGGCCAAGCCGTCCGAGCGTGGCGACGTGTTGGAAAAGGCGGTGATGAAGGCTATTGACATATTGGCAGGCAATAAAAAGGGATTTTTCCTAATGGTCGAAGGTTCCAAGATCGATAAAGAAGCCCATGCCAACAATCTTCCTGTTATGCTGGATGAATTGTACGATTTTGATCGTACCGTCGGCAAGGTGCTTTCCTGGGCATCGCAACACCCCGGTACGCTCGTCGTCATTACTGCGGATCACAATACGGGCGGCCTGACACTGATTGGCGGCGATAAGGAAAAGGGTGAAGTGAAATGCAAATTCTCGACCGGCAATCACAATGAAGTAGCTGTTCCCGTTTATGCCTATGGAGCTGGTAGCGGTGTTTTCACAGGAGTGTATGAAAATACCGAAATCTGCAACAGAATTCGCGAAGCGCTCAAGAATGGCAGTAAATGA
- the kdpC gene encoding potassium-transporting ATPase subunit KdpC produces the protein MKLKCNNLRLFLALAIVTGLVYPLLVTGLALALFPREARGSMLQAKDGRLVGSELVAQPVTGENYFWPRPSAADYATLPSGASNLSWSSAELKKIVEERREFLWKSHGFPSGTPVPSDLLFASGSGLDPHISPAAAEFQVERVAKARRLSSCKVRELIRQNTVSGGFLGEDGVNVLMLNLALDALN, from the coding sequence ATGAAATTGAAATGCAATAATCTGAGACTGTTTCTCGCCCTGGCTATCGTAACCGGCCTGGTCTACCCTCTGCTTGTTACAGGGTTGGCATTAGCTTTGTTTCCTCGTGAAGCGCGTGGAAGCATGCTGCAGGCAAAAGACGGTCGTTTGGTCGGTTCCGAATTGGTAGCCCAACCTGTCACCGGAGAGAATTATTTCTGGCCGCGTCCATCGGCAGCGGATTATGCGACGCTTCCGTCGGGGGCGAGTAATCTGTCCTGGAGTTCTGCCGAATTGAAAAAGATCGTTGAGGAACGGAGGGAATTTTTGTGGAAATCCCATGGATTTCCGTCGGGGACTCCTGTTCCTTCCGATCTCCTGTTTGCCTCCGGTAGCGGATTGGATCCGCATATTTCCCCGGCGGCAGCCGAATTTCAGGTCGAACGCGTGGCGAAGGCTCGCCGTCTTTCCTCCTGTAAAGTCCGAGAGCTGATACGGCAAAACACGGTTTCCGGCGGTTTTCTGGGAGAGGACGGAGTCAATGTCCTCATGTTGAACCTGGCCTTGGATGCGCTTAACTAA
- the kdpA gene encoding potassium-transporting ATPase subunit KdpA, protein MSSHDLFIIILFFGILVAAAPVLGSWIAKVLTGEQTILSRLLGPLEHGIYKVAGVDPGQRMGWKEYAWSVFLFNMAGFGVLLATLLVQGWLPLNPGGAANMRWDIAVNTAVSFMTNTNWQFYSGEGPEGVSYLSQMTGMCVQNFLSAATGIAVMAAMIRGLKSRESSSIGNFWSDVTRTTLYILLPLALVLALALISQGVPQCLDGPTQVVGLNGIEQSIPHGPAASQIAIKHLGTNGGGFFGNNSCHPFENPTPLSNLLEVAGLLLISCACPYAFGVMIGNKKQGWIIFAAMMVMFIGMSALSLWAEHSVNPIYGQGVSMMEGKEVRFGITNSSLFSVATTVTSTGAVNCMHDSMSPIAGGVALFNMLLGEIIFGGVGCGLYGMLLFAIITVFLCGLMVGRTPEFLGKKIEAREVRWAMVGILVTGVTVLLMSGIAAGADVGRAGILNHGPHGLSEILYCFGSQANNNGSAFAGLGVGSTPFYSLLGGLAMFLGRFGAIIPVLIVAGSMAAKKVVPQAMGTMRTDNGLFLVLLIAVVFIVGALTFFPALALGPILEHLLLSSGISL, encoded by the coding sequence ATGTCTTCACATGACTTGTTTATTATCATCCTGTTTTTCGGGATACTGGTCGCTGCCGCCCCCGTTCTGGGGAGCTGGATAGCGAAGGTTCTGACAGGGGAACAAACGATACTTTCCCGTTTGTTAGGTCCGTTGGAACACGGCATTTATAAAGTGGCGGGTGTTGATCCCGGACAACGGATGGGCTGGAAGGAATATGCCTGGTCCGTGTTCTTGTTCAATATGGCGGGTTTCGGCGTGTTACTCGCCACGCTGCTCGTGCAGGGATGGCTTCCCTTGAATCCGGGGGGGGCTGCCAACATGCGCTGGGATATTGCCGTGAATACGGCCGTCAGCTTCATGACGAATACAAACTGGCAGTTTTATTCCGGAGAAGGCCCAGAGGGAGTCAGCTACCTGTCGCAGATGACGGGGATGTGTGTCCAGAATTTCTTGAGCGCGGCAACCGGTATTGCCGTCATGGCGGCAATGATCCGCGGATTGAAGAGCAGGGAAAGCTCTTCTATCGGTAATTTCTGGTCGGATGTAACCCGTACGACTCTTTATATCCTGTTACCGTTAGCGCTGGTATTGGCTCTTGCCCTGATCTCTCAAGGTGTTCCCCAGTGCCTGGATGGTCCGACTCAGGTTGTAGGATTGAACGGTATTGAACAAAGTATTCCTCATGGTCCCGCTGCCTCGCAGATTGCCATCAAGCATCTCGGGACGAACGGAGGCGGTTTTTTCGGTAATAACAGCTGTCATCCTTTTGAAAACCCGACTCCTCTGTCCAATTTACTTGAAGTAGCCGGTCTCCTTCTCATTTCCTGTGCATGTCCCTATGCGTTTGGCGTTATGATCGGCAATAAAAAACAGGGATGGATCATTTTTGCTGCCATGATGGTGATGTTTATCGGCATGTCTGCGTTATCGTTGTGGGCGGAACATTCTGTCAATCCCATTTATGGACAGGGAGTTTCCATGATGGAAGGCAAAGAGGTTCGATTCGGTATTACCAATAGTTCGCTTTTTTCCGTAGCAACAACGGTAACTTCCACAGGTGCCGTCAACTGCATGCACGACAGCATGTCCCCGATTGCAGGAGGTGTGGCTTTGTTCAATATGTTACTGGGCGAGATTATCTTCGGCGGTGTTGGGTGTGGTTTATACGGCATGCTTCTTTTTGCCATTATTACCGTATTCCTCTGCGGGTTAATGGTAGGAAGAACGCCTGAGTTCCTTGGCAAAAAGATTGAAGCTCGCGAAGTCCGCTGGGCGATGGTGGGGATTTTGGTGACGGGCGTGACCGTTTTGCTGATGTCCGGGATTGCCGCCGGCGCGGATGTCGGCCGGGCCGGGATCCTGAACCATGGTCCTCACGGCTTGAGCGAAATCCTCTATTGCTTCGGTTCCCAGGCCAATAACAACGGCAGCGCCTTTGCCGGCCTCGGAGTGGGGAGTACTCCGTTTTATAGTCTGTTAGGCGGACTGGCCATGTTCTTGGGGCGCTTCGGAGCGATCATCCCTGTGTTGATTGTTGCAGGAAGCATGGCTGCCAAGAAAGTTGTTCCCCAAGCTATGGGGACGATGCGAACCGACAACGGCCTGTTTCTCGTCCTGTTGATTGCCGTGGTGTTTATTGTTGGGGCTCTGACATTCTTTCCGGCGCTGGCGTTGGGACCGATTCTGGAACACTTGCTTCTCTCAAGCGGAATATCTTTATAA
- a CDS encoding alpha-L-fucosidase → MKNILLSLALTLALMPSDGYAKPAPPKQRVELKHGSHRTGMRTDADMQQWRDSGLGQFIHWGVYAVPGGHWNGKVFGGAGEWIRVWNEIPHDVYDNFYKQFNPTEFDAAKWAKLAKEMGVKYMIFTTKHHDGFCMWPSKYTDYTIANSPYKKDIVKELVDAYTKEGIDVHLYFSIIDWNHKGYMSGTPKTPEQKAAYEEFKKFTRNQLFELLEKYPETKGLWFDGSWDASWKSEYAWVDQLGQDLRKAKPGLIIGSRFRADENGKRHYDTNGDLIDDYDQTWERDLPETYDQVKGVDWDCCMTVPENGWGYHATWLTYAKNSYDLIDMIMHANSMDGNFVLNFGPDAKGNIRPEETKLAKEIGAWMKVNGEAVYGAHHANLKPQGWGYYTQKEGKTYLSVFNRPIDNRVKVVLPGSKGAPEKAYLLDGKTPLEILPGGKNKRNENIYYIAIPQDYKTDKPFVIVLEGEIKGSNKGKYQQALT, encoded by the coding sequence ATGAAAAATATTCTCTTATCTCTTGCTCTTACACTGGCTCTGATGCCTTCCGACGGCTATGCCAAGCCAGCGCCTCCCAAACAGAGAGTGGAACTCAAGCATGGTTCCCACCGCACTGGCATGCGCACCGATGCCGACATGCAACAGTGGCGCGATTCCGGCTTGGGACAGTTCATCCACTGGGGGGTTTACGCTGTACCGGGCGGTCACTGGAACGGGAAAGTCTTCGGCGGCGCCGGAGAATGGATCCGCGTCTGGAATGAAATTCCCCACGACGTGTACGACAATTTTTACAAACAATTCAATCCCACCGAATTCGATGCAGCCAAGTGGGCGAAGCTCGCCAAGGAAATGGGAGTGAAGTACATGATCTTCACCACCAAACACCACGATGGTTTCTGCATGTGGCCTAGTAAATACACGGACTATACCATTGCCAATTCTCCGTACAAAAAGGATATCGTCAAGGAATTGGTCGATGCCTACACGAAGGAAGGTATCGACGTTCATCTCTACTTCTCCATTATTGACTGGAACCACAAGGGTTACATGTCCGGCACCCCGAAAACGCCGGAACAAAAGGCCGCCTACGAGGAATTCAAGAAGTTTACCCGCAATCAACTTTTCGAATTGCTGGAAAAATATCCCGAAACGAAAGGATTGTGGTTCGATGGTTCCTGGGATGCTTCCTGGAAGAGTGAATATGCCTGGGTCGACCAACTCGGCCAAGACCTGCGCAAGGCCAAACCGGGACTGATTATCGGCAGCCGTTTCCGCGCCGACGAAAACGGCAAACGCCACTACGACACTAATGGCGACCTCATCGACGACTATGACCAAACCTGGGAACGCGACCTCCCGGAAACTTACGACCAAGTGAAGGGTGTGGACTGGGATTGCTGCATGACGGTTCCCGAAAACGGCTGGGGTTATCATGCCACTTGGCTCACCTACGCCAAAAACAGTTACGATCTGATCGACATGATCATGCATGCCAATTCCATGGACGGCAACTTCGTCCTTAACTTCGGACCCGATGCCAAGGGCAATATCCGCCCGGAAGAAACGAAACTCGCCAAAGAAATAGGCGCATGGATGAAGGTCAACGGAGAAGCCGTTTACGGTGCGCATCATGCTAACCTAAAGCCCCAAGGCTGGGGTTACTACACTCAGAAGGAAGGTAAAACCTACCTTTCCGTCTTCAACCGTCCAATAGACAACCGGGTGAAGGTCGTCCTGCCCGGCAGCAAGGGAGCTCCCGAAAAAGCCTACCTTCTGGATGGTAAGACTCCTCTTGAAATCCTGCCCGGCGGCAAGAACAAAAGGAATGAAAACATCTACTACATCGCCATTCCACAGGATTACAAGACTGACAAGCCTTTCGTCATCGTTCTCGAAGGCGAAATCAAGGGAAGTAACAAGGGCAAGTACCAGCAGGCTTTGACTTAA
- a CDS encoding Gfo/Idh/MocA family oxidoreductase — MISNNSSRRLFLKQALAISAAASVPAFWIPKSYAATPGGRIISPNDKVNLALIGIGNRGGEIGLAMNSTGLCNIVALCDVDMGAPHTRKLMSKFPDAPRFQDFRKMFDKMSDKIDAVCIGVPDHSHFPITMEAMARGKHVYVEKPMARTFQEIELMMKGADKFGVVTQMGNQGHSEGNYFQFKAWKEAGIIKDVTAITAHMNSARRWHGWDPKITHMPLGEPVPKTLDWDTWLSAVAHHDYNHDYHLGQWRCWYDFGMGALGDWGAHILDTAHEFLELGLPYEVNPLMLKDHNPFFFPMSSTILFRFPKRSGMPPVDITWYDGVDNIPAVPEGYGVSEVDPNIPTVAGGKLQPAKLNPGKEIYSKELTFKGGSHGSTLSIIPPDKAREMQSRLPEVPKSTSNHFANFLLACMGKEKTRSPFSVAGPLSQVFCLGVLAQRLNRKIILDRATKQITNDEEANKLLAGAPPRKGWEQYYNIV, encoded by the coding sequence ATGATCTCTAATAACTCTTCTCGACGTTTGTTTCTGAAACAGGCTCTCGCCATCTCGGCAGCAGCCTCCGTACCAGCCTTCTGGATTCCGAAGTCCTACGCCGCCACACCGGGTGGACGTATCATCAGCCCGAACGATAAAGTCAACCTTGCCCTCATCGGCATTGGCAACCGGGGTGGAGAAATAGGCCTTGCCATGAACTCCACCGGCCTCTGCAACATCGTCGCCCTGTGCGATGTCGACATGGGCGCGCCCCATACGCGCAAGCTGATGTCCAAGTTCCCTGACGCACCTCGTTTTCAGGATTTCCGCAAAATGTTCGACAAAATGTCGGACAAGATCGATGCCGTCTGCATCGGTGTTCCGGATCATAGCCACTTCCCCATTACCATGGAAGCCATGGCCCGCGGCAAACATGTCTATGTGGAAAAGCCCATGGCCCGTACATTCCAGGAAATCGAACTCATGATGAAGGGAGCCGATAAATTCGGCGTCGTCACCCAAATGGGCAACCAGGGCCATTCGGAAGGCAACTACTTCCAGTTCAAAGCCTGGAAGGAAGCTGGCATCATCAAGGACGTTACCGCTATCACGGCCCACATGAACTCCGCTCGCCGCTGGCACGGCTGGGATCCAAAAATCACGCACATGCCCCTGGGCGAACCTGTCCCCAAGACGCTTGACTGGGACACATGGCTGAGTGCCGTCGCCCACCATGACTACAACCACGATTACCACCTCGGCCAATGGCGTTGCTGGTACGACTTCGGCATGGGAGCCCTCGGCGACTGGGGCGCTCACATTCTCGACACCGCCCACGAATTCCTTGAACTGGGGCTTCCCTATGAAGTCAACCCGTTGATGTTAAAGGATCATAATCCTTTCTTCTTCCCAATGTCCTCCACCATCCTGTTCCGCTTTCCGAAACGCAGCGGCATGCCTCCCGTGGATATTACCTGGTACGATGGTGTCGATAACATCCCCGCTGTGCCGGAAGGCTATGGGGTCTCCGAAGTCGATCCCAACATACCCACCGTCGCCGGCGGCAAACTCCAACCAGCCAAGCTGAATCCCGGCAAGGAAATTTATTCGAAGGAGCTCACCTTCAAGGGAGGTTCCCACGGTAGCACACTCTCCATCATCCCGCCCGACAAGGCCAGGGAAATGCAGTCCCGCCTGCCCGAAGTACCGAAGAGCACATCCAACCACTTCGCCAACTTCCTCCTGGCCTGCATGGGCAAGGAAAAGACGCGTTCCCCGTTCTCTGTTGCCGGGCCGCTCAGCCAGGTATTCTGCCTGGGCGTCCTTGCCCAGCGCCTGAACCGAAAGATCATTCTGGACCGCGCCACCAAGCAGATCACAAACGATGAAGAAGCCAATAAGCTTCTCGCCGGAGCCCCTCCCCGCAAGGGCTGGGAACAGTACTACAACATCGTCTAA
- the ilvN gene encoding acetolactate synthase small subunit: MTRHTISVLVENKFGVLARIAGLFSGRGYNIHSLNVAPSQDPRFSRMTIVVREREDVLNQIIKHLEKLVNTVEVIDFRNTDNVYREIVLLRVGVTAQTRHEVVELSRLFHAQIVDVTKDTLTIEVTGDEFKIDRFLTLMKDYDIQLLTRSGKIALPKPEQEDCDRNA; the protein is encoded by the coding sequence ATGACCCGTCACACCATATCAGTACTTGTTGAAAATAAATTCGGCGTGCTTGCCCGCATTGCCGGACTTTTCAGTGGACGAGGCTACAATATTCATTCATTGAACGTGGCCCCGAGTCAGGATCCCCGATTCTCGCGCATGACAATTGTCGTCCGCGAACGGGAAGATGTCCTGAATCAAATCATCAAGCACCTGGAAAAGCTAGTCAACACGGTCGAAGTCATCGACTTCAGAAATACCGACAACGTGTATCGCGAAATCGTTCTCCTTCGCGTCGGTGTTACGGCGCAGACGCGGCATGAAGTTGTCGAACTTAGCCGTCTGTTCCACGCCCAGATCGTGGACGTCACCAAAGATACGCTCACTATTGAAGTCACAGGCGACGAATTCAAAATCGACCGGTTCCTGACGTTGATGAAGGACTACGACATCCAGTTGCTGACCCGCAGCGGCAAAATCGCTCTTCCCAAACCGGAACAGGAAGATTGCGATCGGAATGCCTAA
- the kdpB gene encoding potassium-transporting ATPase subunit KdpB, producing MSDKPKNSSWMSGTMMRRALFDALCKFNPGILIRNPVIFITALGALATTVVLIREAVSGESFGFTLQITLWLWFTVLFANFAEALAEGRGRAQADALKKMRTHVNARLLNGVTEEIVPADTLKKDQRVICEAGDTIPADGEVIEGIASVDESAITGESAPVIRESGGDRSAVTGGTKVISDSIIIRVTAEPGHSFLDRMISMVEGANRQKTPNEIALGILLVALSCVFIVVICTLPAMAGLIENEAKAAGFGASGNLSIPVLVSLLICLIPTTIGGLLSAIGISGIDRLVRRNVLATSGRAVEAAGDIDVLLLDKTGTITLGNRMAEDFIPAPGIEPDHLARAAQLASLADETPEGRSIVVLAKKKFGIRGREVASRQTEFVPFTALTRMSGVNVAAGEGQPTIAIRKGAADSIDTWVREQGGHFPEAVRFHVEQIAGLGGTPLVVAENADVLGVVYLKDVVKGGIKERFAHLREMGIRTVMVTGDNPLTAASIAAEAGVDDFMAEATPEMKLQRIRDEQAAGHLVAMTGDGTNDAPALAQADVGVAMNTGTQAAREAGNMVDLDSNPTKLIEIVEIGKQMLITRGALTTFSFANDVAKYFAIIPAIFAGLYITVGGKEGPLAGLNLMGLASPESAILSAVIFNALIIVALIPLALRGVGYKPATADSLLRRNILVYGVGGLIVPFIGIKAIDVLINAIHLV from the coding sequence ATGTCTGACAAACCAAAAAACAGTTCTTGGATGAGTGGGACCATGATGCGTCGCGCTTTGTTTGATGCCCTGTGTAAATTCAACCCAGGTATTTTGATCAGGAACCCTGTCATTTTTATAACGGCTCTTGGTGCACTGGCAACGACGGTAGTTCTGATTCGCGAGGCGGTTTCCGGAGAATCCTTCGGATTCACATTGCAAATTACGTTGTGGTTGTGGTTTACCGTCCTATTTGCCAACTTTGCCGAAGCTCTGGCAGAGGGGCGCGGACGAGCCCAGGCCGATGCACTGAAAAAGATGCGAACGCACGTTAATGCAAGGCTGCTCAACGGTGTAACGGAGGAGATTGTTCCAGCCGATACATTGAAAAAAGATCAGCGGGTCATTTGTGAAGCCGGAGATACCATTCCGGCGGACGGTGAAGTGATTGAGGGGATTGCCAGTGTGGACGAATCTGCCATTACGGGAGAATCTGCTCCGGTCATCCGTGAAAGCGGAGGTGATCGTAGTGCCGTCACGGGAGGTACTAAAGTCATCAGTGACTCCATTATCATCCGGGTAACGGCGGAGCCTGGTCATTCCTTTCTTGATCGCATGATCTCCATGGTCGAAGGAGCCAATCGTCAGAAAACGCCGAATGAAATTGCCTTGGGCATTTTGCTTGTCGCTTTGAGCTGCGTTTTTATTGTGGTTATTTGTACCTTGCCGGCTATGGCCGGATTAATCGAAAATGAAGCGAAAGCTGCCGGATTCGGAGCATCCGGCAATTTGAGTATTCCCGTACTCGTTTCCCTGTTGATTTGCCTGATTCCGACGACGATAGGCGGGTTGTTGAGTGCCATCGGAATTAGTGGTATTGACCGTCTTGTCCGCCGGAACGTACTGGCAACATCGGGTCGTGCCGTAGAGGCAGCCGGGGACATTGATGTCTTGTTGCTGGACAAAACGGGCACTATTACGCTGGGTAATCGCATGGCGGAGGATTTTATCCCCGCTCCCGGGATTGAACCCGATCATTTGGCCCGGGCTGCTCAATTGGCTTCTCTGGCGGATGAAACGCCTGAAGGCCGCAGCATCGTTGTTCTTGCCAAAAAGAAATTCGGTATTCGGGGACGTGAAGTTGCTTCCCGTCAGACGGAATTCGTTCCATTCACAGCTTTGACCCGCATGAGCGGAGTCAATGTTGCTGCCGGAGAAGGGCAACCAACAATTGCTATCCGAAAGGGAGCGGCGGACAGTATTGATACCTGGGTACGGGAACAAGGCGGGCATTTCCCGGAAGCAGTCAGGTTCCATGTGGAACAAATAGCTGGTCTTGGAGGCACTCCGCTCGTAGTTGCCGAGAATGCAGATGTGCTTGGAGTTGTTTATCTGAAAGATGTGGTCAAGGGCGGAATCAAGGAACGTTTCGCCCACCTCCGCGAAATGGGTATTCGTACGGTCATGGTGACAGGCGATAATCCCCTGACGGCTGCATCGATCGCTGCCGAAGCTGGTGTTGACGATTTTATGGCTGAAGCTACGCCGGAAATGAAACTCCAGCGCATTCGTGACGAACAGGCAGCCGGACATCTTGTTGCCATGACGGGAGATGGTACCAACGATGCTCCCGCTCTGGCCCAGGCTGATGTCGGGGTCGCCATGAACACCGGTACACAAGCCGCCCGGGAAGCCGGCAATATGGTGGATTTGGATAGCAATCCGACAAAACTTATTGAAATTGTGGAAATAGGCAAACAGATGCTGATTACACGCGGAGCTTTGACGACGTTTTCATTTGCCAATGACGTGGCCAAATATTTTGCGATTATTCCCGCTATTTTTGCTGGTCTTTACATCACGGTAGGGGGGAAGGAAGGGCCTCTTGCCGGGCTGAATTTGATGGGGCTTGCCTCTCCGGAAAGCGCCATCCTGAGCGCGGTAATTTTTAATGCTTTGATTATTGTGGCTCTGATTCCCCTAGCGTTACGTGGCGTTGGTTACAAACCGGCAACGGCGGACTCCCTGCTTCGTCGTAATATTCTGGTATACGGTGTAGGCGGACTGATCGTTCCATTCATCGGCATTAAAGCGATAGATGTCCTGATCAACGCCATCCACTTGGTCTGA
- a CDS encoding response regulator — MSDYQPEILVIDDERQIRRLLFLTLTGAGYRVRECENGTLGLNEIALKRPDAVILDLGLPDISGLEVLDRLREWTQVPILVLTAWDQEEDKIKALDAGADDYLTKPFGSGELLARLRVMLRRVSHGPEPTAFKLGSVVVDLAAHRVTMNGEEVHLTQKEYDILRLLLVHRGKVLTHRQILREIWGPNHEEDTHYLRVHLAHLRQKIGDTDPARRIIRAESGLGYRIAAE; from the coding sequence ATGAGCGATTACCAGCCTGAAATACTTGTTATTGATGATGAACGCCAGATCCGCCGGCTACTCTTCCTTACGCTGACCGGAGCCGGGTACCGAGTCCGTGAATGCGAGAATGGTACTCTCGGACTGAATGAAATCGCTCTAAAGCGTCCCGACGCTGTCATTCTTGATCTGGGATTGCCCGATATATCCGGGCTGGAAGTCCTTGACCGTCTCAGGGAATGGACTCAAGTACCAATTCTGGTTTTGACGGCCTGGGATCAGGAAGAAGACAAAATCAAGGCCCTGGATGCCGGTGCGGATGATTACTTGACTAAACCCTTTGGGAGCGGTGAACTGTTGGCACGGTTGCGGGTAATGCTTCGCCGCGTATCACATGGCCCGGAACCGACGGCATTCAAATTAGGTTCTGTCGTCGTTGATCTTGCCGCACACCGTGTGACGATGAATGGAGAAGAAGTCCACTTGACCCAGAAGGAATACGACATTTTGCGACTTCTTCTCGTTCACCGTGGCAAAGTATTGACTCATAGGCAGATTCTTCGTGAAATCTGGGGTCCCAACCATGAGGAAGACACGCACTACCTGCGGGTCCATTTAGCTCATCTTCGTCAGAAAATCGGAGATACCGATCCTGCCCGCCGCATCATTCGGGCAGAATCCGGATTAGGATACAGAATTGCTGCGGAGTGA
- a CDS encoding HAD family hydrolase: MLLSMIRAVLFDMDGTLGDTLPLCLEAFRRTIRDIDGRELGDEEISCYFGPSDRGVINRLLPDSEEKRERAYELFLRYYKELHPEMAPAPFPGVIEVLEMLEERGICLGVVTGKEPETAKITLEQFGLTRFFGSFIGTGSPEKVVKANRINHLCEIFNIRASEDVVYVGDVPADVKSSRIAGVVPVSAAWASTADVPALRAAVPAYLFVSISQLRLYLDRKTRPCIWNPKPWKSFWGYTLILLVMFFLALGFMSEILYPFSSKEILLILMLVTYFLIGLGLFKTMLGHR, from the coding sequence ATGCTTCTGTCTATGATCCGGGCGGTTCTTTTTGATATGGATGGTACGTTGGGCGATACGCTTCCGTTGTGCCTTGAAGCTTTCCGCCGTACGATTCGCGACATAGACGGCAGGGAACTGGGAGATGAAGAAATCTCTTGTTACTTCGGACCGTCCGACCGCGGAGTGATCAATCGTCTTTTGCCGGATAGTGAGGAAAAGAGGGAAAGAGCCTACGAGTTGTTTTTACGCTATTATAAGGAATTGCATCCTGAAATGGCTCCTGCTCCTTTTCCCGGAGTTATAGAGGTGCTCGAAATGCTGGAAGAAAGAGGAATTTGCCTGGGAGTTGTCACTGGCAAAGAACCGGAGACGGCAAAAATCACATTGGAACAATTCGGCCTCACAAGATTCTTTGGCAGCTTTATCGGAACAGGCTCTCCGGAGAAGGTAGTCAAGGCAAATAGAATTAATCATTTGTGTGAAATTTTTAATATTCGCGCCTCGGAAGATGTCGTGTATGTCGGCGATGTTCCTGCCGATGTGAAATCGTCCCGGATTGCCGGAGTTGTTCCAGTTTCTGCGGCTTGGGCTTCGACGGCTGACGTTCCTGCCCTTCGTGCGGCCGTTCCCGCATACCTGTTTGTTTCCATAAGTCAGCTTAGGCTATATTTGGACAGGAAGACGCGTCCCTGCATATGGAATCCCAAACCTTGGAAGTCTTTTTGGGGATACACCCTGATTTTGCTGGTTATGTTTTTCCTGGCCTTGGGATTCATGTCGGAGATACTTTATCCGTTTTCCAGCAAGGAAATTTTGCTGATCCTCATGCTTGTGACCTATTTTTTGATTGGCTTGGGACTGTTCAAAACGATGCTGGGTCACCGTTGA